In a single window of the Flavobacterium sp. W4I14 genome:
- a CDS encoding ribosomal protein S19E (S16A) (product_source=COG2238; cleavage_site_network=SignalP-noTM; cog=COG2238; pfam=PF13441) produces MKKILVVIALSSSVLFACNNKAKEEAALKQQQAEKQLAIKAVKDSLRLDSFKKAEVAKAEQEKEAKHQAELAAARRASSSRSYASSGSTSSGSSSGAYGGAQPTAKKKGWSDAAKGAVIGGAAGAVGGALIDKKKGRGAIIGGLVGAGGGYLIGRGEDRKSGRVQPKN; encoded by the coding sequence ATGAAAAAGATATTGGTAGTAATCGCATTAAGTTCTTCAGTTTTATTTGCTTGTAACAACAAGGCAAAAGAAGAAGCGGCATTAAAACAACAACAAGCCGAAAAACAACTGGCTATTAAGGCAGTTAAAGACAGTTTAAGGTTAGATAGCTTTAAAAAAGCCGAGGTTGCAAAAGCGGAGCAGGAAAAAGAAGCTAAACACCAGGCAGAATTAGCTGCAGCAAGAAGAGCAAGCTCATCTAGATCATATGCTAGCTCAGGCAGTACTTCTAGTGGTAGTTCTAGCGGTGCTTATGGTGGCGCGCAACCAACAGCTAAGAAAAAAGGTTGGAGCGATGCAGCCAAAGGGGCAGTTATTGGTGGTGCAGCCGGAGCGGTTGGTGGTGCTTTAATCGATAAGAAAAAAGGCAGAGGTGCCATCATTGGTGGATTAGTTGGAGCTGGTGGCGGTTATTTAATCGGTAGAGGTGAAGACAGAAAATCTGGCCGCGTGCAGCCTAAAAACTAA
- a CDS encoding uncharacterized protein (TIGR00290 family) (product_source=TIGR00290; cath_funfam=3.40.50.620,3.90.1490.10; cog=COG2102; pfam=PF01902; superfamily=52402; tigrfam=TIGR00290) — protein MPDKKLCIFNWSGGKDSTLALHYALQDPTIEIRYLITTVTEKYKRVSMHGVREALLIKQAESIGIPLYQIRLGEMPDMETYDSTMKHHLSKFKEEGITHSIFGDIFLADLRTYRENKLAEIGLKAIFPLWKKDTQHLIEEFLNLNYKTIIVCTQQNLENFCGKVISLDLIKQLPAGIDPCGENGEFHTFAFEGPIFRNKITFTTGEKVFRTYNAPSKTTANEDSPCSTTALSGFWYIDLLE, from the coding sequence ATGCCAGATAAAAAGCTTTGCATTTTTAATTGGAGCGGTGGTAAAGACAGTACATTGGCCTTACACTATGCCCTACAAGATCCTACTATCGAAATCCGTTACCTGATCACTACAGTTACCGAAAAATACAAGCGTGTTTCAATGCATGGCGTTAGAGAAGCTTTATTGATTAAACAGGCCGAAAGCATTGGTATTCCATTGTATCAGATCCGTTTGGGCGAAATGCCCGATATGGAAACCTACGACAGCACCATGAAGCATCATCTTTCTAAATTTAAAGAGGAGGGTATTACCCATTCTATTTTTGGTGATATCTTTTTAGCGGACTTACGTACTTATCGCGAAAACAAATTGGCAGAAATTGGGCTTAAGGCTATTTTTCCACTTTGGAAAAAAGATACACAACATTTAATTGAAGAATTCCTAAACCTGAACTATAAAACCATCATTGTTTGCACACAGCAAAATCTCGAAAATTTTTGTGGAAAAGTAATCAGCCTTGATTTAATCAAGCAACTTCCCGCAGGTATTGATCCCTGTGGCGAAAACGGAGAGTTTCATACCTTTGCTTTTGAAGGACCAATTTTCAGGAATAAAATCACTTTCACTACTGGAGAGAAGGTATTCAGAACTTATAACGCACCAAGTAAAACAACGGCTAATGAGGATTCACCTTGTTCAACCACAGCGCTTTCTGGCTTCTGGTATATAGATTTATTAGAATAA
- a CDS encoding NAD-dependent deacetylase (product_source=KO:K12410; cath_funfam=3.40.50.1220; cog=COG0846; ko=KO:K12410; pfam=PF02146; superfamily=52467) produces MKLVVLTGAGISAESGLKTFRDSDGLWEGYNVYDVATPEAWERNPGLVQEFYNERRRQVLAAKPNLAHQVLAELEKDFDVEIITQNIDDLHERAGSTKVTHLHGVITKSQSDRKADLTYPIVGSEIKMGELCELGSQLRPHVVWFGEAVPMIEVAAKLCKQADLFVLIGTSLAVYPAAGLIDFVPSFVDKYIIDPRTPDVKRYKNVINIEKNAVEGITELKEILANAR; encoded by the coding sequence ATGAAATTAGTTGTTTTAACAGGAGCAGGGATCAGTGCCGAAAGTGGGTTAAAAACATTTAGGGATTCTGATGGATTATGGGAGGGCTATAATGTTTATGATGTAGCTACCCCCGAGGCCTGGGAAAGAAATCCCGGATTGGTGCAAGAATTTTATAATGAAAGAAGAAGACAGGTTTTAGCCGCAAAACCCAATCTGGCTCACCAGGTGCTTGCCGAGCTGGAAAAAGACTTCGACGTTGAGATTATTACTCAAAACATTGATGATTTACACGAAAGGGCAGGCTCTACCAAAGTTACCCATCTTCATGGCGTTATTACCAAGTCTCAATCTGATAGAAAAGCAGATTTAACCTATCCCATCGTTGGTTCAGAAATCAAAATGGGTGAGCTTTGCGAGTTGGGTTCTCAACTTCGGCCGCATGTAGTCTGGTTTGGTGAAGCTGTACCCATGATAGAGGTAGCCGCTAAACTTTGCAAACAGGCAGACTTGTTTGTACTGATCGGAACTTCATTGGCCGTTTATCCGGCGGCAGGCTTAATCGATTTTGTGCCTTCCTTTGTCGACAAATACATTATCGATCCAAGAACGCCCGATGTAAAACGTTATAAAAACGTGATCAACATTGAGAAAAACGCTGTAGAAGGCATTACAGAATTAAAAGAAATATTAGCCAATGCCAGATAA